The Cylindrospermopsis curvispora GIHE-G1 genome contains a region encoding:
- a CDS encoding peptidase domain-containing ABC transporter produces MTTKEHLSRLIGEFLSEKELASLLRAAELKKPERGLFLKNISASDGFYILITGKVRLVNSSRDLITTLEHDQLFGECTLFPESNFLDYAVTVSTEVELCYIPGKVLRSIIHKNYRFRDYLYNLAIAKDNEQKTKFSINTQPDLSGKKNPEHFVESDTTTYNPIHKQKVNKAYFPSPAQRVTHLWQRITKRYPFFEQQSASDCGAACLVMVACYWGKKFSVNRIRDIANVNANGASLRGLSAAAESIGFSTRPVKARIHENEKASMNELGRQLPAIAHWEGKHYIVVYEITPNTVIVADPAIGQRSLTYQEFRAGWQGYTLLLKPTALIKELKNQTTPFWQFFNLASPHSQVLVEVFIASVVIQIFGLITPLFTQLLLDRVVVQRSTLTLTAVGLGLVIFGLFRVALTGLRQYFLDHTANKVHLSMIVGFITHTFRLPLQFFEFRYVGDIMARVQENRKIERFLTGEALSIVLDLLTVFIYVGLMFWYSWKMALLALVIVPPFFLLAFIATPFLQKISREIFSAVTEESGYLIQSLTGVRTVKSLAIEQVVRWRWEEFLNKSIRKNFSGQIISNRLQVFSLTIESLVTTGLLWFGAWLVIKGELTIGQLVAFNMLIGNVINPFQRLTVLWNEFQEVIIAIERINDVIDTEPEEDFQSQSRYYLTDLRGDIIFDKVTFRYHPESETNILENLSFEIKAGQTVALVGRSGSGKTTISKLVLGLYPPTDGKILIDGHDINSISLPSLRQRVGVVDQDTFLFGGTIRENLTLAQPSATQAEIIEASQIAGADEFIQKLPMSYETQIGEGGGLLSGGQRQRLAIARALLGNPRLLVFDEATSHLDVESERIIQTNLNRILKDRTTLIIAHRLSTIRNADVILVLDRGVLIEQGNHEQLMAKKGHYYYLNQQQIN; encoded by the coding sequence ATGACTACCAAAGAACATCTATCTCGTCTAATCGGTGAATTTTTATCAGAAAAGGAGTTAGCCAGTTTACTTAGGGCGGCTGAATTAAAAAAACCTGAAAGAGGTCTGTTTTTGAAAAATATCTCAGCATCCGATGGCTTCTATATTTTGATTACTGGTAAAGTAAGACTGGTTAACAGTAGTCGAGACTTAATTACCACCCTAGAGCATGATCAACTATTTGGGGAATGTACTTTATTTCCTGAATCCAATTTTTTAGATTATGCTGTCACAGTTTCGACCGAAGTAGAGCTGTGTTATATTCCTGGTAAAGTTTTGCGCTCTATCATTCATAAAAATTACCGATTCAGAGATTATTTATACAATTTAGCTATAGCTAAAGATAATGAACAAAAAACCAAATTTTCCATCAATACTCAACCAGATTTATCTGGAAAGAAAAACCCCGAACACTTTGTTGAATCAGACACAACTACTTACAATCCAATACACAAGCAAAAAGTAAACAAGGCCTATTTCCCCAGCCCTGCTCAGCGAGTTACTCATTTATGGCAGCGTATTACTAAACGCTATCCTTTCTTTGAGCAACAAAGCGCTTCTGACTGTGGTGCAGCTTGTTTAGTGATGGTTGCCTGTTACTGGGGTAAAAAGTTTAGTGTCAACCGCATTAGAGATATTGCTAATGTAAATGCCAATGGAGCTTCCCTACGGGGATTATCCGCTGCTGCAGAAAGTATTGGATTTTCCACTAGACCAGTAAAAGCAAGAATTCACGAAAACGAAAAAGCAAGTATGAACGAATTGGGTAGACAATTACCCGCGATCGCTCACTGGGAAGGCAAACATTACATAGTAGTTTATGAGATCACTCCTAATACAGTAATTGTTGCTGACCCTGCTATTGGTCAACGTAGTTTAACTTACCAAGAATTTAGAGCGGGATGGCAAGGTTACACATTACTCCTAAAACCAACAGCTTTAATCAAGGAACTCAAAAATCAGACCACCCCATTCTGGCAGTTTTTTAATTTAGCTAGTCCTCATAGCCAAGTATTGGTGGAAGTATTTATTGCTTCCGTCGTAATTCAAATTTTCGGACTAATTACCCCATTATTTACCCAGCTACTTCTCGACCGGGTTGTTGTTCAAAGGAGTACATTAACTTTAACAGCTGTGGGATTAGGGTTAGTCATTTTTGGTTTATTTCGGGTTGCTTTAACCGGCTTGCGACAATATTTTCTTGACCATACTGCCAACAAAGTACATTTATCCATGATTGTGGGATTTATTACTCACACTTTCCGATTACCCCTGCAGTTTTTTGAGTTTCGCTACGTAGGGGATATCATGGCTAGAGTGCAGGAAAATCGGAAGATTGAGAGATTTCTAACAGGTGAAGCCCTATCTATTGTATTAGATTTACTCACCGTCTTTATCTATGTGGGGCTTATGTTTTGGTATAGCTGGAAGATGGCTTTACTAGCACTAGTTATTGTCCCACCCTTTTTCTTACTTGCTTTCATTGCTACTCCGTTCCTCCAAAAGATATCTCGAGAAATATTTTCAGCTGTAACCGAAGAAAGTGGTTATCTGATCCAATCTCTAACTGGCGTACGCACCGTCAAATCTCTAGCAATTGAGCAGGTGGTACGTTGGCGTTGGGAAGAGTTCCTCAACAAGTCAATTCGGAAAAACTTTTCCGGTCAGATTATTAGTAACCGACTCCAAGTATTTAGCTTAACCATCGAGTCTTTAGTAACTACTGGGTTACTTTGGTTTGGAGCTTGGTTAGTGATTAAAGGAGAATTAACTATCGGCCAGTTGGTAGCTTTTAATATGTTAATTGGCAATGTAATAAACCCTTTTCAGCGGTTAACAGTTCTATGGAATGAGTTTCAGGAGGTAATTATTGCAATAGAGCGAATTAATGATGTAATTGATACTGAACCGGAGGAAGATTTCCAATCTCAGTCTCGCTATTATTTGACAGATTTAAGAGGAGATATTATTTTTGACAAAGTCACATTTCGATACCATCCAGAGAGCGAAACGAATATTTTAGAGAATCTCAGTTTTGAAATCAAAGCTGGACAGACTGTAGCTTTGGTCGGGCGTTCTGGTTCAGGAAAAACCACAATTTCTAAGTTAGTTTTGGGGCTGTATCCCCCTACAGATGGGAAGATTTTAATTGATGGTCATGACATAAATAGCATTTCTTTACCTTCCTTGCGTCAAAGAGTCGGTGTTGTTGACCAGGATACTTTTTTATTTGGTGGCACAATTCGGGAAAACTTGACTCTAGCCCAACCTTCTGCAACTCAGGCGGAAATTATTGAAGCATCTCAAATAGCAGGTGCTGACGAATTTATTCAAAAATTACCCATGAGTTATGAAACCCAGATTGGTGAAGGTGGGGGGTTATTGTCTGGTGGTCAAAGGCAAAGATTAGCCATTGCTAGGGCTTTATTGGGTAATCCTCGTCTGTTAGTTTTTGATGAGGCAACTTCCCACTTGGATGTGGAGTCAGAGCGAATTATTCAGACTAATTTGAATAGAATTCTTAAAGACCGCACAACATTAATTATTGCCCATCGCCTATCTACTATTAGAAATGCTGATGTTATTTTAGTTTTAGATAGAGGAGTATTAATCGAGCAAGGAAACCACGAGCAGTTAATGGCAAAAAAAGGACATTACTACTATTTAAATCAGCAGCAAATTAATTAA
- a CDS encoding HlyD family efflux transporter periplasmic adaptor subunit, giving the protein MPQFNDITQHQKNIDQSLDTNLVSLPDESSPFIDQNLPANNLNSPVDSSFATNELLDALPQRWTRGLFYFLIAFMAIALPWGMLSKVDETGTARGRLEPQGGTIKQKLNLTHTSAALNSQTAKVEILKVKEGSTVKAGDILMELDSLPIRDRMTQLQIQLQSQKNRLNVLKEQKNQLETELRTQERQNQSQQLEKLSQVEQARQNFQSLKITYNLQEQEKLTQVAQAKQQLEDSNTAYDLAQIQLQKALGEVERYQDLFRKGVVAQVRVVEQESIANEKQIILKKSQADMKQANLRLIEQNRIHERIVNQGKADIKQAELRLTEQENSLQTLTHAGEISLSKIQEQLKNLNGQTNSLESDLMQTEKEIDSLKLELKKRVVTAQVDGTIFNLGITGVGDVVQQGAMIVEIVPHTANILLKAQMATTESGSLRKGMPVKMKFDAYPFQDNGIVNGSLIKISPTTKVQETAQGAIAIYELEIQLNQTCINTSNRCIPLRYGQTATAEVVVRQRRVIDFIIDPFKKLQKGGLEF; this is encoded by the coding sequence ATGCCACAGTTTAATGATATTACCCAACACCAAAAGAACATCGACCAAAGTTTAGACACAAACTTAGTAAGTTTACCAGATGAATCTAGTCCTTTTATCGACCAAAATCTACCAGCAAACAACCTAAATTCTCCGGTAGATTCGTCTTTTGCCACAAATGAACTGTTGGACGCATTACCTCAGCGATGGACTCGAGGACTTTTCTATTTTTTAATCGCTTTTATGGCGATCGCCTTACCCTGGGGAATGTTGTCTAAGGTAGATGAAACGGGTACTGCTAGAGGAAGGTTAGAACCGCAAGGTGGTACAATTAAGCAAAAGCTAAATTTAACCCATACATCTGCTGCTCTTAATTCCCAAACAGCTAAAGTTGAAATACTAAAGGTTAAAGAAGGAAGCACTGTAAAAGCTGGGGATATTTTAATGGAACTGGACAGTCTCCCTATTCGTGACCGAATGACTCAACTGCAAATTCAACTACAAAGTCAAAAAAATCGGCTCAATGTACTAAAGGAACAAAAAAACCAGCTAGAGACTGAACTGCGTACTCAAGAACGGCAAAATCAGTCCCAACAATTAGAGAAACTATCTCAAGTAGAACAAGCACGACAAAACTTTCAGTCTCTTAAGATAACATACAATTTGCAAGAACAGGAAAAACTGACCCAAGTTGCTCAAGCCAAACAACAGTTAGAGGATAGCAACACAGCTTATGATTTAGCACAAATCCAGTTACAAAAAGCCTTGGGAGAAGTCGAACGTTACCAAGATCTTTTCCGTAAGGGTGTGGTAGCGCAAGTTCGGGTCGTTGAACAGGAAAGTATCGCCAATGAGAAGCAGATTATTTTAAAAAAAAGTCAAGCGGACATGAAGCAAGCAAATTTGCGATTAATTGAACAAAACAGGATTCATGAGAGAATTGTTAATCAAGGGAAAGCAGATATTAAGCAAGCAGAGTTGCGTTTAACCGAGCAAGAGAATAGTCTTCAAACCCTTACTCATGCTGGAGAAATATCCCTGTCTAAAATTCAAGAACAGCTAAAAAATTTGAATGGCCAAACTAACAGTCTCGAATCTGACCTGATGCAAACAGAGAAAGAAATTGATTCTTTGAAACTTGAGTTAAAGAAACGAGTTGTTACAGCCCAAGTAGACGGTACTATTTTTAATTTGGGGATTACTGGGGTAGGAGATGTGGTACAACAAGGAGCAATGATTGTAGAAATAGTGCCCCACACAGCGAATATTTTATTGAAAGCACAAATGGCAACTACAGAAAGTGGTTCATTACGTAAAGGAATGCCAGTTAAGATGAAGTTTGATGCTTATCCTTTTCAGGATAATGGGATAGTTAACGGAAGTTTAATCAAGATTTCCCCCACTACTAAAGTGCAAGAAACAGCTCAGGGGGCAATAGCAATTTATGAACTAGAAATTCAGTTAAATCAAACTTGTATTAATACTAGCAATCGCTGTATTCCCTTACGTTACGGACAGACAGCTACAGCTGAGGTGGTTGTACGTCAGCGTCGCGTTATTGATTTTATTATTGATCCATTTAAGAAGTTACAAAAAGGAGGTTTAGAATTTTAG
- a CDS encoding nSTAND1 domain-containing NTPase: MAINIVLRVLNGNFSDGFTTEIMTDGATETLSTIEKIKIRKNINIPNFYRKWQRILHSYTTRKISDVPNQETSINTEEWKLAKANIQDEYEQWLETQNISTLIKNLIKNLIDKNLIERRISSQNRELVRIHLNFSDNLNESSQQDNDILRRLPWGHYFNTHISNHNYDITFILSKDHTNKPTHANLFTSKAPKILAIFGGHQGELASSQSHEANELLKICEPNGATVILKNVTEQREFHQLLINDSYDILFYSGHSSSKDGGTIQFEQENSIIRDFKSDLIQATEKGLKIALFNSCDGLKIADFLTKEVGIPAVIVMKEPVPDEFAREFFERFLCRFVQENNCLSIAVDLAKNDIAYRENKDFPGATWLPIICYSNTQSEEFTWSKKRQVYISRQNIKIHNYFYHRQNDKSQCPYQGLFHFGPQEAEFFFGREIFIEDLYNAIQQNSTEQPNIIPLIGASGSGKSSLVLAGLVPRLEKQGNWLFTYFRPGEDLFLALSRALVPLYAPELNDTEKIVQPRNLATNLEQEMPLSDVFTHIQQRNYNRRVLIIADQFEEIYTLCRDDKTRHKFLDCLLKSFTPSSQIFLLITMRADFLSHALSYRPFGDILRKTDIKILAMNEQELTEVITRPAERLGVSFEGGLAATILSDVKQQTGNLPLLEFALTKLWESTQGVELTHKIYEEIGKVEGALSRYADDQYNQLRPEEKEKVQRIFIQLVRPGEGAEDTRRIAMKAEIGEENWSLVNKMADTRLVVTSANTSEQETVEVAHEALIRNWGELRNWIDSNREFRAWQERLRVIRQQWESTERDTELLLRGGMLVQAEERLKERPEDLINERKFIEESIQEKNRILQQEKAKQKREMMTAWGITAGSIVAVVVSVALGVTAVHQKNQAEINQARYLDQESWSLLAQDRWSEALPIAIKAGVIVRDKPGEFLYISSSLQRILQSDFEYSLRSTTTESGFTSVTISPDGKTLVSASLDKTIKIWDMATGREKHTLTGHQSSVNSVTISPDGKTLVSASYDNTIKIWDMATGREKHTLTGHQSSVNSVTISPDGKTLVSASLDNTIKIWDMARGREKHTLTGHLFGVNSVTISPDGKTLVSASLDNTIKIWDMARGREKHTLTGHQSSVNSVTISPDGKTLVSASSDKTIKIWDMATGREKHTLTGHQSSVNSVTISPDGKTLVSASYDNTIKIWDMATGREKHTVTGHQSSVNSVTISPDGKTLVSASYDNTIKIWDISDISDINVNSLLQKVCNRVRNYLRHDNLVPVEDRYLCDQ; this comes from the coding sequence ATGGCTATAAACATTGTATTACGAGTATTAAATGGTAACTTCTCCGATGGTTTTACTACAGAGATCATGACTGATGGAGCAACGGAAACACTGTCTACTATAGAGAAGATAAAAATAAGAAAGAATATCAATATACCAAATTTCTATAGAAAATGGCAACGGATTTTGCACAGTTATACAACGCGTAAAATTTCTGATGTACCCAATCAAGAAACTAGTATAAATACAGAAGAGTGGAAACTTGCCAAAGCAAACATACAAGACGAGTACGAACAGTGGTTAGAAACCCAAAACATTAGTACTTTAATTAAGAACCTAATTAAGAACCTAATTGATAAGAACCTAATTGAAAGAAGAATTTCTTCACAAAATCGAGAATTAGTTCGTATTCACCTAAATTTTTCAGATAACCTCAATGAAAGTAGCCAACAAGATAATGATATTCTCCGCAGACTACCGTGGGGACATTATTTTAATACCCATATTAGTAATCACAATTATGATATAACTTTTATTTTATCAAAAGACCATACGAATAAACCTACTCATGCCAACTTATTCACTTCAAAAGCACCAAAAATCCTGGCTATTTTTGGTGGTCATCAAGGGGAACTAGCATCCAGTCAGTCTCATGAAGCCAATGAACTTCTGAAAATATGTGAACCTAATGGCGCAACAGTTATTCTTAAAAATGTTACAGAACAACGGGAATTTCATCAACTACTAATTAACGACAGCTACGATATTCTATTTTACTCGGGACATAGTAGCAGTAAAGATGGAGGCACAATCCAGTTTGAACAAGAAAACTCAATTATCCGAGATTTTAAGAGCGATCTCATCCAAGCAACTGAAAAAGGGTTAAAAATAGCCCTGTTCAACTCCTGTGATGGACTAAAAATAGCAGACTTTTTAACAAAAGAGGTAGGCATACCAGCTGTAATAGTCATGAAAGAGCCAGTACCAGACGAATTTGCTCGAGAGTTTTTCGAAAGATTTCTATGCCGTTTTGTCCAGGAAAATAATTGCCTATCTATAGCAGTAGATCTAGCCAAAAACGACATTGCTTATAGAGAAAACAAAGACTTTCCAGGTGCTACATGGTTGCCTATAATCTGTTATTCAAATACACAGTCGGAGGAATTCACTTGGAGTAAAAAGAGACAAGTATATATAAGTCGCCAAAACATCAAAATTCATAATTATTTCTATCACAGACAAAATGATAAATCCCAGTGCCCCTATCAAGGACTATTTCACTTTGGACCACAAGAAGCGGAATTTTTCTTCGGGCGAGAAATCTTTATTGAAGATTTGTATAATGCCATACAACAAAATAGTACGGAACAACCAAATATTATCCCCCTAATAGGTGCATCTGGCAGCGGTAAATCCTCCCTGGTTCTAGCTGGATTAGTCCCCAGATTAGAGAAACAAGGAAACTGGCTATTTACTTATTTTCGACCAGGAGAAGATCTCTTTCTTGCTTTATCTAGAGCTTTAGTACCACTTTATGCTCCAGAATTAAACGATACAGAAAAGATTGTGCAACCGAGGAATCTTGCTACCAATCTAGAACAGGAAATGCCTTTATCTGACGTTTTTACCCATATACAACAACGGAATTATAATCGTCGAGTATTAATTATAGCAGACCAATTTGAAGAGATTTATACCCTGTGTCGAGACGACAAAACTCGGCATAAATTCTTAGACTGTTTACTAAAAAGTTTTACCCCTAGTAGTCAGATATTTCTGTTAATCACCATGCGTGCTGACTTTCTTTCCCATGCTCTTTCCTATAGACCCTTTGGAGATATTTTGCGAAAAACAGATATTAAAATCCTAGCTATGAATGAGCAAGAATTAACAGAAGTAATTACTCGACCAGCAGAAAGATTAGGAGTATCTTTTGAAGGGGGACTAGCAGCAACAATATTGAGCGATGTGAAACAGCAAACAGGAAACTTACCATTGCTAGAGTTTGCCCTAACCAAATTATGGGAGTCAACCCAAGGTGTAGAATTAACTCATAAGATTTATGAAGAAATAGGAAAAGTAGAGGGAGCATTGTCCCGATATGCAGATGACCAATATAACCAATTGAGACCGGAAGAAAAGGAAAAAGTCCAACGGATTTTTATTCAATTAGTACGCCCAGGTGAAGGAGCAGAAGATACAAGACGCATAGCAATGAAAGCCGAAATTGGGGAAGAAAATTGGTCATTAGTGAATAAAATGGCAGACACTAGATTGGTGGTAACTAGTGCAAATACATCAGAGCAAGAAACAGTAGAAGTAGCACATGAAGCATTAATTCGTAACTGGGGGGAACTAAGGAATTGGATAGATAGCAACCGAGAATTTAGAGCTTGGCAAGAGAGATTAAGAGTTATAAGACAACAATGGGAATCAACAGAACGAGATACAGAATTATTGTTACGAGGAGGAATGCTGGTTCAAGCAGAAGAAAGATTGAAAGAGCGTCCAGAAGATTTAATTAACGAGCGAAAGTTTATAGAAGAGAGTATTCAAGAAAAAAATCGCATCTTACAGCAAGAAAAAGCAAAACAAAAGAGAGAAATGATGACTGCCTGGGGAATTACTGCAGGTTCCATAGTAGCAGTAGTAGTCAGTGTTGCTTTAGGGGTAACAGCAGTGCACCAAAAAAATCAAGCTGAAATTAATCAAGCCAGATATCTAGATCAGGAGAGTTGGTCTCTGTTGGCACAAGATAGATGGTCAGAAGCGTTACCAATCGCTATAAAGGCTGGGGTAATTGTTCGTGATAAACCGGGTGAATTCTTATATATAAGTAGCTCTTTGCAACGTATACTGCAATCTGACTTTGAATATTCACTAAGATCAACTACAACTGAATCCGGGTTTACAAGTGTGACAATAAGCCCAGATGGCAAAACCTTGGTTTCTGCTAGTTTAGACAAAACCATAAAAATATGGGATATGGCTACGGGAAGGGAGAAACACACTCTCACTGGGCATCAATCCTCGGTTAATAGTGTGACAATAAGCCCAGATGGCAAAACCTTGGTTTCTGCTAGTTATGACAATACCATAAAAATATGGGATATGGCTACGGGAAGGGAGAAACACACTCTCACTGGGCATCAATCCTCGGTTAATAGTGTGACAATAAGCCCAGATGGCAAAACCTTGGTTTCTGCTAGTTTAGACAATACCATAAAAATATGGGATATGGCTAGGGGAAGGGAGAAACACACTCTCACTGGGCATCTATTCGGGGTTAATAGTGTGACAATAAGCCCAGATGGCAAAACCTTGGTTTCTGCTAGTTTAGACAATACCATAAAAATATGGGATATGGCTAGGGGAAGGGAGAAACACACTCTCACTGGGCATCAATCCTCGGTTAATAGTGTGACAATAAGCCCAGATGGCAAAACCTTGGTTTCTGCTAGTTCTGACAAAACCATAAAAATATGGGATATGGCTACGGGAAGGGAGAAACACACTCTCACTGGGCATCAATCCTCGGTTAATAGTGTGACAATAAGCCCAGATGGCAAAACCTTGGTTTCTGCTAGTTATGACAATACCATAAAAATATGGGATATGGCTACGGGAAGGGAGAAACACACTGTCACTGGGCATCAATCCTCGGTTAATAGTGTGACAATAAGCCCAGATGGCAAAACCTTGGTTTCTGCTAGTTATGACAATACCATAAAAATATGGGATATAAGTGATATAAGTGATATAAATGTGAACTCACTTCTTCAAAAGGTTTGCAATAGAGTTAGGAATTATCTCCGTCATGATAATCTAGTACCAGTAGAGGATAGGTACTTGTGTGATCAATAA
- a CDS encoding peptidylprolyl isomerase: protein MLQSTTITAEDILKQVKLSLQIPDLIQSILSHRIISDAATEAGITVDNEELQQAADTIRALQKLHGAQETFAWLDKHHLSIDDLEEIAHFTIISQKLTTHLFADKVEPYFYENQLDYAGVVMYEVVLEDEDLAMELFYSIQEEEISFYDVAHKYIEDKELRRKGGYRGILSRKDLKSEISAAVFAATPPEVLKPIVTSKGMHLILVEEIIQAELNDQLRYQIWSELFGEWVINQKNKITVTYF from the coding sequence ATGTTGCAATCTACTACTATTACTGCTGAAGATATTCTCAAACAAGTTAAGCTATCTCTTCAAATACCCGATTTAATCCAGTCCATTCTTAGTCACCGAATTATTAGTGATGCAGCTACAGAAGCTGGGATAACTGTGGATAACGAGGAACTCCAGCAAGCAGCAGATACTATTAGAGCGCTTCAGAAACTTCATGGCGCACAAGAAACCTTTGCTTGGCTAGATAAACACCATCTATCTATAGATGATTTAGAAGAAATTGCCCACTTTACCATTATTTCCCAGAAGTTGACCACTCATCTATTTGCCGATAAAGTTGAGCCTTACTTTTATGAAAATCAATTAGATTATGCTGGGGTTGTGATGTATGAAGTGGTGTTAGAGGATGAAGATTTAGCCATGGAATTATTCTATTCTATTCAGGAAGAAGAAATCAGCTTTTATGATGTAGCTCACAAGTATATTGAAGATAAAGAATTACGCCGAAAAGGGGGATATCGAGGAATATTGTCCCGTAAAGATTTGAAGTCAGAGATTTCGGCTGCTGTTTTTGCAGCCACACCACCAGAGGTTCTTAAACCGATTGTGACTTCCAAGGGCATGCATTTGATTTTAGTGGAGGAAATTATTCAAGCAGAGTTAAATGATCAGTTGCGCTATCAAATTTGGTCAGAGTTATTTGGCGAGTGGGTAATAAATCAAAAGAACAAAATCACAGTAACTTATTTCTAA